A stretch of Elgaria multicarinata webbii isolate HBS135686 ecotype San Diego chromosome 5, rElgMul1.1.pri, whole genome shotgun sequence DNA encodes these proteins:
- the LOC134399771 gene encoding thyroid hormone-inducible hepatic protein-like, with amino-acid sequence MERYCSAVRKMEQTVMFPSLLQGVSLEDQDNTFEANSCDGNSGDRDLYEYFTLLKSIKLMAESGLVPLSEKNSSVREEEDEEEADLEGLFHYHVSGLRHVLTQLTTKANTVTSKYNEIMGQINQNKISLRW; translated from the coding sequence ATGGAAAGATACTGCTCTGCTGTCCGCAAGATGGAGCAAACAGTGATGTTTCCTAGCCTTCTCCAAGGGGTCTCCTTGGAAGACCAGGACAACACATTTGAGGCCAACTCTTGTGATGGCAATTCCGGGGACAGAGACTTGTATGAATATTTCACCCTCCTCAAATCCATCAAGCTGATGGCCGAGAGCGGCCTGGTCCCTCTCAGCGAAAAGAATTCCAGCGTCAGAGAAGAGGAGGACGAAGAGGAGGCTGATCTTGAAGGACTCTTCCATTATCATGTCTCTGGCTTGCGCCATGTTCTCACGCAGTTGACGACAAAAGCAAACACAGTTACTTCCAAATACAATGAAATCATGGGGCAGATCAACCAGAACAAAATCTCTCTCCGGTGGTGA